A single genomic interval of Chroococcidiopsis sp. SAG 2025 harbors:
- a CDS encoding element excision factor XisH family protein, which yields MVKDRFHDVVRTALEKEGWQITADP from the coding sequence ATGGTCAAAGATCGGTTTCATGACGTTGTTAGAACGGCTCTGGAGAAAGAGGGCTGGCAGATTACAGCCGATCCCTAG
- a CDS encoding element excision factor XisH family protein, whose amino-acid sequence MAVREPIYKSFFKRRFVVAAIRRYQLRLIIYDVQQDVIVQWI is encoded by the coding sequence TTGGCGGTACGAGAGCCGATTTACAAAAGTTTCTTTAAGCGACGATTTGTTGTAGCTGCAATCAGGCGATATCAACTGCGATTGATTATTTACGATGTGCAACAGGATGTTATTGTTCAATGGATATAG
- a CDS encoding XisI protein: MDIEQYRQYIRQLLSERRERASDQQNAPEYEVQTVSDTEQDVGWRENKREFGCILHLDIRGGKIWIQNDGTEVGIANQLVELGVPKQDIVLAFHEPTVCHFTGFGTGEINTLESKKIEV; this comes from the coding sequence ATGGATATAGAGCAATATCGGCAATACATTCGACAACTCCTTTCAGAACGGCGAGAGCGTGCTTCAGATCAACAAAATGCGCCAGAATACGAGGTGCAAACTGTTTCTGATACCGAGCAGGATGTAGGTTGGCGGGAAAATAAACGAGAGTTTGGCTGTATTTTGCATCTCGATATTAGAGGTGGAAAAATTTGGATTCAGAATGATGGAACGGAAGTAGGAATTGCCAATCAACTAGTTGAACTAGGTGTACCTAAACAAGATATCGTGTTGGCGTTTCATGAACCTACTGTGTGTCATTTTACTGGTTTCGGCACGGGTGAAATAAACACACTAGAAAGCAAGAAAATTGAAGTTTAG
- a CDS encoding iron-siderophore ABC transporter substrate-binding protein: MRDQIYRLIKSFFLIAFSFLLIITACHRQVTPKISILPTSSECRVIQHKFGEACIPPNPQRIVVLDPSYTLDPLLSLGFKPVGTTAIDWGGRKYFNGLSADEVKGLEIVGTVVQPSLEKIYMLKPDLILFADWQKYMYKHISDIAPAIPEEREKTKFSFKENLQFIAQLVNRQEKVDELLDQYQRKVRKVRETLGERLNELEVSAVVYNGGNFLIPPSYAGFFQALNDLRVSLKPVFLKQSTWLTISTEIINKYDADILFIINVDNKPPSFYFQNPLIASLKSVQNKTAYVVDPVIWEAYGPLGMNKLLDEISKYLLQAG, encoded by the coding sequence ATGAGAGACCAAATATATCGTTTGATTAAGTCATTCTTTCTAATAGCTTTTTCCTTTCTTTTAATCATTACAGCTTGCCATCGACAAGTTACCCCAAAAATCTCTATTTTACCAACTTCTTCTGAGTGTCGAGTCATTCAACATAAGTTTGGTGAAGCCTGTATTCCCCCAAATCCGCAACGTATTGTTGTATTAGATCCTTCCTATACACTAGATCCGTTATTATCACTTGGTTTTAAACCAGTCGGTACGACAGCAATTGACTGGGGAGGAAGAAAGTATTTCAATGGCTTATCCGCAGACGAGGTTAAAGGACTTGAAATAGTAGGTACTGTAGTACAGCCTTCTCTAGAAAAAATCTATATGCTCAAACCAGATTTGATCTTGTTCGCTGATTGGCAAAAGTATATGTACAAGCATATATCTGATATTGCACCAGCAATACCAGAGGAACGTGAGAAAACTAAATTCTCTTTTAAGGAGAATCTTCAATTTATTGCTCAACTAGTAAATCGACAGGAAAAGGTAGATGAACTTCTCGATCAATACCAAAGAAAGGTTAGAAAAGTACGAGAGACTTTAGGCGAACGGCTAAACGAACTAGAGGTTTCCGCCGTTGTGTATAATGGTGGTAATTTTTTGATACCACCAAGTTACGCAGGCTTCTTTCAAGCTTTAAATGACCTTAGAGTGAGTCTTAAACCAGTGTTTCTAAAACAAAGTACGTGGCTCACCATTAGCACTGAAATCATAAATAAATATGATGCTGATATTTTATTCATTATTAATGTTGACAATAAGCCACCATCTTTTTACTTTCAAAATCCTTTGATAGCTTCCCTGAAATCAGTTCAAAATAAAACAGCTTATGTTGTCGATCCGGTTATATGGGAGGCGTATGGTCCTTTGGGAATGAATAAGTTACTGGACGAGATTTCTAAATATTTACTGCAAGCTGGATGA
- a CDS encoding TonB-dependent siderophore receptor → MKTTMVVSKVWAIVQWAFALGLLSAVMNAGMPAKAQEAIGLPSRQRIGRIDQQPEVERDKVLELRNTSADRPERGGVSAPQQSFSSVLAVPQLSEMEQPTTTVGAWVAQIEASLVQITGVRVEATEAGLQVMLETLDGSLEVPKTRVVGKALIADIPNAAIAQEFSQANPIEGIALVSVTDLPGDRVRVAITGTDAPPTAKVTAEAQGLVLAVTLRDTGDVAEEDAIQEEIVVTGEQDEGYNPSNATTATRTDTPLRDIPQSIQVVPRQVLEDRDVQDLNQAVETVSGVVSGGGQSGAPAGSRIIRGFNQAFDGGAANFRNGFRDSVYTDLTGIGTVEQVEVLKGPASVLFGALEPGGVVNVVTRQPLAEPYYKFELEVGNYGFYQPSIDFSGPLDDNGDVLYRFIASYQHSDSYQPFVDLNLTTIAPSLTFKLGDRTKLDLYYEYVHFFANPFIPQSLIFSDGDLVRRDLYTGYPALDLFNTTTQRLGYTLNHNFSENWRLRNNLAVTWTDSREKRAFPLRLVDDRFLELFGGDANGNDTENYFGQIDLLGKFNTGSISHQLLAGFDFNHFFNPLRYSAYSIGSLPPDFSVTNLPPLDLLNPNYNILLPSELVPLTFSDRKIRSYGIFLQDQIAFSDRWKLLVGGRYDWVSDENENLLNETNEPVQNDGAFSPRIGLVYQPSDTVSLYASYSRSFNPSQGFNPDGRAFEPTKGTQYEAGVKADFLESRLSTTLAAYHLTKTNVTTDDPNNPNFSIQVGEQRSRGIELDITGEILPGWNVTAAYAYTNAEVTEDNTTPVGNRLVNVPDNQASLWTTYEIQKGSLQGLGFGLGLFYIGERQGDLDNSFQLDSYFRTDAALFYRRDRFKAAINVRNLFDIDYVAFPVGGRVNVLRGEPFTITGSISWEF, encoded by the coding sequence ATGAAAACAACTATGGTGGTCAGTAAGGTTTGGGCGATCGTTCAATGGGCATTCGCACTGGGACTATTGAGTGCTGTAATGAATGCAGGGATGCCAGCCAAGGCACAGGAGGCGATCGGCTTGCCGTCTCGCCAGAGAATCGGCAGAATTGACCAGCAACCAGAGGTAGAGCGCGACAAGGTTCTGGAATTGAGAAATACGTCGGCAGACCGACCCGAACGGGGCGGTGTCTCTGCTCCTCAACAGTCGTTCTCCTCTGTTTTGGCGGTGCCGCAGCTAAGTGAAATGGAACAACCTACAACCACCGTCGGAGCATGGGTGGCACAAATTGAAGCCTCGCTGGTGCAAATTACCGGAGTGCGAGTGGAGGCAACCGAGGCGGGCTTGCAGGTGATGCTGGAAACGTTAGACGGCTCCCTGGAAGTGCCAAAAACTCGTGTGGTGGGCAAGGCGCTGATCGCAGATATTCCCAATGCAGCGATCGCCCAAGAGTTCTCGCAGGCAAACCCGATTGAAGGGATTGCGCTAGTGAGCGTGACGGATTTGCCAGGCGATCGAGTGCGGGTTGCCATTACGGGAACGGATGCGCCGCCAACTGCCAAGGTGACAGCAGAAGCACAAGGGTTGGTGCTGGCGGTGACGCTGAGGGATACGGGAGATGTGGCAGAGGAAGACGCGATTCAGGAGGAGATCGTGGTGACGGGGGAGCAGGATGAGGGATATAACCCTTCTAATGCAACTACGGCAACGCGAACCGATACCCCACTTCGAGATATTCCCCAATCGATTCAAGTCGTACCGCGACAAGTATTAGAGGATCGCGACGTGCAAGACCTGAATCAGGCGGTGGAAACTGTCAGTGGAGTAGTCAGTGGTGGAGGCCAGTCCGGCGCGCCGGCGGGGAGCAGAATCATTAGAGGATTTAATCAAGCATTTGATGGCGGTGCTGCAAATTTCCGAAACGGCTTTCGAGATTCTGTTTACACCGATCTCACAGGAATTGGCACAGTCGAGCAAGTGGAAGTCCTCAAAGGCCCAGCATCAGTTCTATTTGGGGCGCTAGAACCTGGTGGAGTCGTTAATGTAGTTACTCGGCAGCCGCTCGCTGAACCCTATTACAAATTTGAACTTGAGGTAGGAAACTATGGGTTTTACCAGCCTAGCATCGATTTCTCCGGACCTTTAGATGATAACGGAGATGTTCTCTACCGATTCATCGCTAGCTATCAACATTCAGATTCTTATCAACCGTTCGTCGATCTAAACTTAACTACAATTGCACCTTCACTTACTTTCAAATTGGGAGATCGAACAAAGCTAGATCTTTACTATGAGTATGTTCATTTCTTTGCAAATCCCTTTATTCCACAAAGTTTGATTTTCAGCGATGGCGATCTGGTACGTCGTGACTTGTATACAGGCTATCCCGCTCTTGACCTGTTCAATACTACGACTCAAAGGCTAGGCTACACGCTAAATCACAATTTTAGTGAGAACTGGCGACTTCGTAATAATCTTGCTGTAACTTGGACTGACTCAAGAGAGAAGCGAGCTTTTCCTCTTAGACTAGTGGATGACCGTTTTCTAGAACTTTTTGGAGGCGATGCCAATGGGAATGATACAGAAAACTATTTTGGGCAGATCGATCTACTTGGAAAATTTAATACAGGTTCGATTTCGCACCAACTTCTAGCGGGCTTTGATTTTAATCACTTCTTCAATCCTTTGAGATATTCCGCCTACTCAATAGGTTCACTCCCTCCAGACTTTTCTGTTACTAATCTACCTCCTTTAGATCTTCTCAATCCAAACTATAATATTTTGCTGCCATCCGAACTTGTTCCGCTTACTTTTTCTGACCGAAAAATTAGATCTTACGGGATCTTTCTTCAAGATCAAATTGCTTTTAGCGATCGCTGGAAGCTACTGGTTGGTGGTCGATATGATTGGGTATCTGATGAAAATGAAAACCTTCTTAATGAGACTAATGAGCCAGTACAAAACGATGGTGCTTTTAGCCCACGCATTGGCTTGGTGTATCAACCCAGCGACACAGTTTCTCTCTATGCCAGCTACAGTCGCTCCTTTAACCCTTCTCAGGGATTCAACCCTGATGGGAGAGCGTTCGAGCCGACCAAAGGCACGCAATATGAAGCAGGAGTTAAAGCTGACTTTCTAGAAAGCAGGCTTTCGACCACGTTGGCAGCTTATCATCTTACTAAGACAAATGTGACAACAGACGATCCAAATAACCCTAATTTCTCCATTCAGGTAGGGGAGCAAAGGAGTCGAGGAATTGAGTTGGATATCACGGGCGAGATTTTACCTGGATGGAATGTGACTGCTGCCTACGCTTACACCAATGCTGAAGTGACTGAAGATAACACCACTCCAGTCGGCAATCGATTAGTAAACGTGCCAGACAATCAAGCTAGCCTCTGGACAACATACGAGATCCAGAAAGGTAGTTTGCAAGGTTTGGGATTTGGGCTAGGTCTGTTTTATATCGGTGAAAGACAAGGCGATTTGGATAACTCATTTCAATTAGACAGTTATTTTAGAACTGATGCAGCACTTTTCTACCGTCGCGATCGCTTTAAGGCTGCAATTAACGTCCGTAATCTATTTGACATAGATTATGTTGCTTTCCCTGTTGGAGGACGAGTTAATGTTTTGAGAGGTGAGCCTTTTACTATCACTGGCTCCATCAGTTGGGAATTTTAA
- a CDS encoding AraC family transcriptional regulator, translating to MTLDLTIQEVDEIWIETEQQCPPVTSIDRLEAIYTMPSLLGSGYHREMELHPGLDLCIFNATYNNLTIRGVENRHLVQFMVHLSGVIDSGHFLYLDATQSYIGGSGIQPAVTSFHPAKPQVGLDVHLQPHLLKQFFATPTGELLPELQPLVQGDDWQQTFSTKTSGAMRSVVQQIVDCPFLGAAKRFYLQGKVFELIALQLHSMMGECASAPDTSLKPSTIARIHRAAEILRSHLEHPPSQLELARQVGVGHCTLHKGFRSLFGVTPFAYLTQQRMEQAERLLRQPHSTVAEVANRVGYANSAQFAAAFKRQFGITPSDCVRGRKIVP from the coding sequence ATGACTCTTGACTTGACTATACAAGAAGTCGATGAAATCTGGATAGAAACCGAGCAGCAGTGTCCGCCTGTGACTTCGATCGATCGCCTGGAAGCCATCTATACAATGCCATCATTACTGGGCAGCGGTTATCACCGCGAAATGGAGCTACACCCAGGTTTGGATTTGTGTATTTTCAACGCAACCTACAACAACCTAACGATTCGAGGGGTGGAGAATCGGCACTTGGTACAGTTTATGGTTCACCTGTCGGGAGTTATTGATAGCGGGCATTTTCTCTACCTGGATGCAACCCAAAGCTACATTGGCGGCAGTGGCATTCAACCGGCAGTAACATCATTTCATCCTGCGAAACCCCAAGTTGGTCTGGACGTTCACTTGCAGCCGCACCTATTGAAGCAGTTTTTTGCTACGCCGACAGGAGAATTGCTCCCAGAACTGCAACCATTAGTGCAAGGGGACGACTGGCAGCAGACGTTTTCGACTAAAACCTCAGGGGCAATGCGATCGGTGGTGCAGCAAATCGTTGACTGTCCATTTTTGGGGGCAGCAAAGCGGTTCTATTTGCAGGGCAAGGTGTTTGAGTTAATCGCGCTCCAACTTCATAGCATGATGGGTGAATGTGCGTCTGCGCCAGACACCTCTCTCAAACCCAGTACGATCGCTCGGATTCACCGTGCCGCAGAAATTTTGCGATCGCACTTAGAACATCCCCCTTCGCAACTTGAACTGGCGCGGCAAGTAGGAGTTGGTCACTGTACCCTACATAAGGGGTTTCGATCGCTGTTTGGAGTCACACCCTTTGCCTATCTGACTCAGCAACGCATGGAGCAGGCTGAACGCTTGTTACGGCAACCCCACTCCACGGTGGCTGAAGTGGCGAATCGCGTGGGCTATGCGAACTCGGCTCAATTTGCAGCAGCGTTTAAGCGGCAGTTTGGCATCACTCCAAGTGACTGTGTTCGAGGCAGAAAAATCGTTCCTTGA
- the mobV gene encoding MobV family relaxase — protein MPHAIARIAKLKGGGIAASEQHTKRQRETPNANPEIQNLRFIGQPDTLSPPDLETLVRQRIGEQTIRSNAVECVEMVLTASPEYFRPDEPGRAGYYQKQQLENFQQAVHQWLLEKYGDRIVRAELHLDEATPHIHAYLVPLDEKGKLNCRALFGGREKLSKFQDSYARAMAPLGLERGIKGSRATHTEVKEYYAAVTQPPDLTLDIATIHHQLADRQRAIKEKEDLERTAKALAREKEVLQQRLSDLESTVHAQKREIENWKTLYTDVANKVRDLPLEQVAYELGLDPDLKDKHKWKHENHIINITGSKFYDWQHTKGGGGAIDLAMHVLQCEFKQAVAWLNDRFGEGATLTAVAYQTRDIIQKEPPRQFVPPKQDESKWQIVKTYLTRERRLPAAMVDALHQQGLVYADDKQNAVFIRRSLDEETISGATLRGTTGFDNAFKGLALGSKRNAGWFHFQIGGQSSDPIQRVVLVESPIDAMSFAVLDRTDSHKTIYLSTDGAGVVPLEFFRQLPNKSVIVAYDNDSPGNLMAQRVMEQLPNSVRKKPKAIDWNEELKNMFNLSQQQHKQPPQRQLKPERGLSL, from the coding sequence ATGCCTCATGCCATCGCTCGCATTGCCAAACTCAAAGGTGGGGGTATTGCCGCCTCAGAACAGCATACCAAAAGGCAACGAGAAACTCCAAACGCCAACCCAGAAATTCAAAATCTCCGGTTTATCGGTCAACCAGACACACTCAGTCCTCCTGACTTGGAAACTTTAGTCAGGCAGCGCATCGGCGAGCAGACGATTCGCTCCAATGCTGTAGAGTGCGTGGAAATGGTTTTAACAGCTAGCCCAGAATACTTCCGACCTGACGAGCCTGGTCGAGCCGGATATTATCAAAAGCAGCAACTAGAGAATTTCCAACAGGCAGTGCATCAATGGCTTCTTGAAAAGTATGGCGACCGGATTGTTAGAGCCGAGTTGCATTTAGATGAAGCCACCCCACACATTCACGCCTATCTTGTTCCCCTAGATGAAAAAGGTAAACTCAACTGTCGGGCGTTGTTTGGCGGACGGGAGAAACTTAGCAAGTTCCAAGATAGCTATGCAAGAGCAATGGCTCCACTAGGACTGGAGCGCGGCATTAAAGGCAGCAGAGCTACCCATACAGAAGTCAAGGAATATTATGCAGCTGTCACCCAACCACCAGACTTGACGCTAGACATAGCAACTATCCATCACCAATTAGCAGACCGCCAACGAGCAATCAAAGAAAAAGAAGATCTAGAGCGCACCGCTAAAGCACTTGCCAGAGAAAAGGAAGTTTTACAGCAGCGCCTGAGTGATTTGGAATCCACGGTACACGCCCAGAAACGGGAGATCGAAAACTGGAAAACTTTATACACAGACGTTGCCAACAAAGTCCGCGACCTACCTCTAGAACAAGTTGCCTATGAACTGGGTCTAGACCCAGACCTCAAAGACAAGCATAAGTGGAAGCACGAAAATCACATAATCAATATCACTGGCAGCAAGTTTTATGACTGGCAGCATACTAAAGGTGGTGGCGGTGCAATTGACTTGGCGATGCACGTACTTCAGTGTGAATTCAAACAGGCAGTTGCTTGGCTCAATGACAGATTTGGGGAAGGGGCGACGCTAACTGCTGTTGCCTATCAAACTAGAGACATTATTCAAAAGGAACCGCCACGTCAGTTTGTTCCTCCAAAGCAAGATGAAAGCAAGTGGCAGATTGTGAAAACATATCTCACCCGCGAGCGCCGACTCCCTGCTGCTATGGTGGATGCCTTACATCAACAGGGCTTAGTTTATGCAGATGACAAACAAAATGCTGTGTTTATTCGTCGCTCTCTAGATGAGGAGACGATCTCTGGAGCAACACTGAGAGGCACAACCGGATTCGACAACGCATTCAAAGGATTAGCGCTTGGATCTAAACGAAATGCTGGATGGTTTCACTTCCAAATTGGAGGACAATCAAGCGACCCAATTCAACGAGTAGTGTTGGTAGAGTCTCCGATTGATGCGATGTCATTCGCCGTGTTAGACCGCACTGATTCACACAAGACGATTTATTTATCTACTGATGGAGCTGGTGTTGTGCCGCTAGAATTTTTCCGACAGCTACCAAACAAGTCAGTTATTGTTGCTTATGATAATGACTCTCCTGGTAATTTAATGGCGCAGAGAGTGATGGAGCAGTTGCCTAATTCGGTACGCAAAAAACCAAAAGCTATTGATTGGAACGAGGAGCTAAAGAATATGTTTAATTTGTCGCAGCAACAGCACAAACAGCCACCACAACGCCAACTCAAACCGGAGCGGGGATTGAGCCTGTAG